The nucleotide window AACTATTACGCACAACCGTCCGCAGTGGATTGAATCTTCAGGAGAGTGACGGCTATTAGCCTATTATATATTGGTATAATTtaggcagtgtgcgaaatacccccccccccaaaaaaaataaaaggcgaTTGCAGAGGATAAGACAAAAGCCGACATACGCAATGTGTGTGGGCAACAAAGTCACTGTTACCAAAATCAACATCTGTATTCAAAATAAAGTTTGTGACGTGTGTGATTGGAGCAGCTGCTGACAGATGTGCTGCTGACAGTGACAGTTTCACTAAACCTGAGCCACCATCCAATCCTCCCTCGTTCACGTCCTGACGTCTCTTGGACATATAAATGCATAAACCTCTGTATATTCTGTGTTTTTCCTCTCTTCAACTAATTGTTTCAGTTTTTGCCGGTGTCGGTCTGCAACGTGAAATCTGGTGCGcacctgtttctctctcgcatactcgctcgctctcgatccgcatataaaaaataaaaactagtGAGGAAGAAATAGGCCTACAAaccccccgaatattgacgagTATTTCGCACAATGAATTTATGTAATAATGCACaaataatttcaattttttttctgcACGGATAAATTAAACGCAATATTTACAGATCAAGCATTTTAATAAAATCATAGCCTAAATCTTATTttatatgttattttttaaattgctCCCTCTTATGTGACAATCCTTACAAATACATTTCCTCCTTCACTCAGCAATTACAACGGAAGATCTTCAGGCCCTCAAAAACATTTGTCCAGAAGCTGCTATATTCACATCCATCAACACAGCTGCAGactcggacacagacacagcatcTGAACCAGGATGTGAACTACCTGAGCCCGACAGCCATGTTTGACCCATCTGCTAGGGACCTGTCGACAGCTGACCTCCAGGAGAAGTGTAAAAAGATCTATGAGAAAATGAGAGGGCAATGCACAACTGACAGACTAGAGCACCTACAGGATGTTACGAAAGAGCAGGCAAAGTGCACAACCTGGGGACTCCATAGAGTGGGCCGCGTAACTGGCAGCAATTTTCACAGAATTATTAAATGCAAAGACAGCTCAGCTGACAGTGTAATGAAACTGATCATGCAATATGATGCCACAGATCTTACTGTACCCGCTGTCATGTGGGGAAAGCAAATGGAGGACACAGCACGTAAAAATTATGAAACAGAAATGAAgaaaatacacatgaactttaATGTAAAAGCAGTGGGTCTAACAGTGAGAGCAGATGAGCCGTACCTGGCTGCTTCTCCTGATGGGGTATTCTCCTGTGACTGCTGTGGAACAGGCCTGCTAGAGATAAAGTGTCCATACAAGTACAGGGAGGGACTAGAGGGGTCAGAGACTGATGCATCCTTTTGCCTTGATGGAAACTATGACCTGCGACCCACCCACCCATATTACTCACAGATCCAGTTACAAATGTATGTTTCTCAAATGGACATGTGTGACTTCATGGTGTGGACGAAGATAAGCAGCATCATTTGCCGGCTACGGAGAGATGAGGTCTTTCTACAAGAAACTCTTCCCAAGGCTGAATCTTTCTTCATGGACCACCTCCTCCCAGAACTTGTCTGCCGCTGCAAAGACCCTGACCTGGCAGAAGAGATCAAATGTCTGTACTGCAAAAAGCCAAGCTTTGGCAAAATGATCAAGTGCACAGACTGCTGCCAAAACTTTCACTATCCATGTGTGAACATTACCAGATACTCCAAAAAATGGAAATGTGGATGCAAATAGATACATCCAACAATGGTAAATACTGGATGCTGGACAACAGCATTTAAGAAAAAACTGATGTAATGAGCAAAGATGGATAGGTACACCTGACAAAATCGAACTGACTTCATTACagtcaacacaacaacaaacaaacaacacatctGACACTTTaagtgttcatttatttttttctgaatgtACATTTACGTAAAATCACAAACAGCACTGATATATATTGTTCATCGCCAGAAAGAAGTGCAGTTTGAGTTCGGCAGACAATGATAATACTCAAAACTTAGTTGAAagctagaaaaaaaaagaaaatccagGTATAAATGTTAAATGAGTTCATATAGTATTAATTATGTACACTCATTCATTGTTGAGATGTACATTTAATTGTAAATGCATTGCCTTCAATATATTGCATTTACAacattcagttcatgttcaatATTTGCCATGTCAGCTTTAAACGCAGTTTCTCCATtatcataaataaatgaaatagttCTGCGTgcgtggttctcaacctttttgtACTCTGAATGATCCTGTCTGATCAAATTTAGTTATTCATAACTGTTATTAATTTTAtagtcagagagaaagagagtgatgagtaagtgagagagacagtgagagcaaGTAGCAAGTGAGCACCATTGCCCTCATTAGCCCTTAAAAGCATGACACAATCATGGAAAATAATGTACACCTCCTTGACTCTGAACACAGTTATCGCCGGGCCACCACAGCCCCCCTAAGGTTCGTAAGACCAGCACATATGGTCAAAATGTCATCTAGCATATCGACTTGGCTGATGGGTATGACAGTGTTCAGTATCTTAAAGGTTTTAAGCTGACCAATAACTCGTTCCACATGTATGCGGACTCTTGACAACTGACGTGAAGTGTCAACACAAGAACCTGGCAACTGAGATTTCCCCTTCGTGAAACTTGGTATTCTTAATGTTGCTCCTACACTGGCCAAATCCTCTCTAACAAGGAAACCTCTATCTGCAAGGATCTCATCACCATGCTCAAGTTTACCCAAAAAGCCAGAATCTAAAGTTATTACCTTGTCAGAGGCACGACCTCCCCACCCACTAGACAAAAAAGATATAGCTCCTGCTGGTGTGATTCCTATTAGATATTTCATTGTGTTTTGGTGCTTATAATTTGACCAGGTTTCAGCCCTTGCTTTAAGATTGTGTGTTCTTTCTATAAAGATTTCAGTACAGTCTATAATACATCGACAATTCCTAAATTTGGGTTTAAAACACTTTGGCATGTTTGCTCTCACTGCAtccttaggcctaaaaaaaaaaaaagtttggttcctgttggttgtcagttgaggtcatgggtaggtagggaatttattttatttttttattttattttttccagcggcagcgaatgataagtaggttgttttcatttataaacgagagaatgcgctcatccttgtacagaatgaagaggtgctgtgcaaaaacgtaattatagtttgcatcaaaaaaaaaaaaaaaacgtttttttttttttttttttttttaaagctcataaaataatttgggtcgcacacaaatggacagggtcggtcggaaaccggaaccaaacaaaaaatttttttaggccttactAGGCCACATTATCAAAGGTTTCACTATTGATGACAACATGGGTATCCAGTCTCTTAGTATTTTTGATACAGTTGAGAATGGAAGCCCAAATCTGTAGGCAAGGTCTCTGTTGGTGAGTCCAAGTCTTACTTTCATTAGAACCAAAAGGAGGTGGTTCTCCCAACTTAACCCACCCTTAAGCACAAGTGTGCTTCTTTTTACAATATCCAGCAGCCACATAACCATTTGTAATGATTGTAaaccagtaaaaaaaaatattttagcgTTTGTGTCTTTTATGGAATCAAACCCAAACTTGGACTGCTTCAGTTGCTCCTTCAgatgtttattttcttcctgtgtggcattagggctttgacttttggccaaaaatcatattcgaagttcgtttgtttattaatattagtattcgaatatattcgaatatttattaataatattttgaccattaaatgccttcagtaatacctgggctgaatccgagtacttagtacatactatttatgttcagtgtctactacttgaccgtactacacttgtagtacggtctacagctatgcgtagaacgcctagaacggtctacagctatgcgtagaacgcctctgaactcttccgaacaccgccgtaactccaccggatgtttggagatgacgtgtctcccctcagatgccggcaaaattaccttgataagttacctgttttccatcttgtcatcgttgctattaaattaaaaatgtatttttacttaattacttactttacttttttactctttttaatgtctctttttttcgccgctttctatgacgtctttctaagccgctgttggtagtgtcgggtcagccatctcttcttcgttcgttaccacacccgtagtctggtaacgtagtgacctaccgttgtatactgtggcggtagtacgcattcggaaacgttttccgtgctacacaatgcacactgagcattcggacgcgctatatttgtggcgtactacaaaatgcatactataagtatgagtattcggattcggcccttgattgggctttgcgaggtttgtttaccggcgttgctatggttaccg belongs to Gadus morhua chromosome 13, gadMor3.0, whole genome shotgun sequence and includes:
- the LOC115557801 gene encoding uncharacterized protein LOC115557801 yields the protein MTRSCCAVNCTNRQKNGWKLFNIPRGSHPFAKRRRRLWLQAIKRADWGPEGPKGGESLCSAHFVSGSPSMDCDSPDYVPSVFSHSSNRDISGKVARYERKRIRDEDKAPATCPTSQPEADTVDSSEDECKFVSRKEMHQLNLQYNQLRDDYEALKRELYATQEENKHLKEQLKQSKFGFDSIKDTNAKIFFFTGLQSLQMVMWLLDIVKRSTLVLKGGLSWENHLLLVLMKVRLGLTNRDLAYRFGLPFSTVSKILRDWIPMLSSIVKPLIMWPSKDAVRANMPKCFKPKFRNCRCIIDCTEIFIERTHNLKARAETWSNYKHQNTMKYLIGITPAGAISFLSSGWGGRASDKVITLDSGFLGKLEHGDEILADRGFLVREDLASVGATLRIPSFTKGKSQLPGSCVDTSRQLSRVRIHVERVIGQLKTFKILNTVIPISQVDMLDDILTICAGLTNLRGAVVARR